One Maribacter cobaltidurans genomic window carries:
- a CDS encoding Pycsar system effector family protein, with protein sequence MTKPVSSKNKKNTKTKQKENPLSAFEKELIDELKSKGHSEELVDHYWGTINYISSLIKASELKAGLILSFYGIILNFIYQSAAPVMHSVSNVIFFYVFIGLWFVATTVSIFYSIRCFIPKLEGNYSPNVFYFGDVITKFGSIKEFSKKFYDISLNEQEVFEQLGEQIYINSKISAWKFRNVQRSIRFLVVSLILLLITSVYYGFLRLF encoded by the coding sequence ATGACCAAACCAGTTTCATCTAAAAACAAAAAAAATACCAAAACCAAGCAAAAAGAGAATCCGTTATCCGCTTTTGAAAAAGAACTGATTGATGAACTTAAATCTAAGGGGCATTCAGAAGAACTGGTGGATCATTACTGGGGTACCATTAATTATATATCCAGTCTTATAAAAGCTTCTGAACTAAAAGCAGGACTTATACTCTCTTTCTACGGCATAATTCTAAACTTCATTTATCAAAGTGCCGCACCGGTTATGCATTCCGTGTCTAATGTCATATTCTTCTATGTATTTATAGGGCTATGGTTTGTAGCTACCACAGTTTCTATTTTTTATAGCATACGCTGTTTCATACCAAAATTAGAGGGAAACTATAGCCCGAATGTTTTTTACTTCGGTGATGTCATTACCAAGTTTGGAAGTATTAAGGAGTTCTCAAAAAAATTCTATGATATTAGTTTAAATGAACAAGAAGTTTTTGAGCAATTGGGAGAACAAATTTATATCAATTCAAAAATATCGGCTTGGAAGTTTAGAAACGTACAGCGATCCATACGATTTTTGGTTGTTAGCCTTA